In the Populus trichocarpa isolate Nisqually-1 chromosome 1, P.trichocarpa_v4.1, whole genome shotgun sequence genome, one interval contains:
- the LOC7478100 gene encoding uncharacterized protein LOC7478100, which translates to MDSTKLLHPFTFYLSTAVAIFRYLQTGFFCLKRIPIFFTIVDTVISLYFRLCGLSPFTIDLDDQTTMHFWTSNHRRFNKPNLVMIHGYGGDARWQFVYQVRSLSQNFNLYVPDLLFFGKSSSKRSGRTDTFQARCLAECLKRLGVDRFSVYSISYGGFVAYRIAEIFPEEVEKVVIVSSGVVSSDDQIEEQIKKIGRDPAAILLPEHPQDLRFLVNLSVYKCKPLRWLPDIFLQEFINAMVNHQRKEKLELLEHLLAKKADISLPILTQETLLIWGDQDNVFPVNLAYQLQRHLGPKSRVKIIKDIGHAANIESPDAVNDLITSFVLGRSKWDIPSVSEKSSLSQVY; encoded by the exons ATGGACTCGACCAAGCTTTTGCACCCTTTCACCTTCTATCTCTCCACCGCGGTGGCCATTTTTCGGTACCTCCAAACCGGTTTCTTTTGCCTGAAACGGATTCCGATCTTTTTCACCATAGTTGATACAGTGATTTCATTGTACTTCAGGTTATGTGGCCTTTCACCTTTCACCATTGATTTAGACGATCAAACCACGATGCATTTTTGGACCTCCAATCATAGGAGGTTCAACAAACCTAATCTAGTCATGATCCATGGCTATGGTGGTGATGCGCGGTGGCAATTTGTCTATCAAGTGCGTTCTCTGTCGCAAAACTTTAATTTGTATGTTCCAGATTTATTGTTTTTCGGCAAGTCTTCTTCGAAGAGATCAGGCCGAACTGATACTTTTCAAGCAAGGTGTTTGGCTGAATGTTTGAAAAGATTGGGCGTAGACAGGTTCTCTGTGTACTCAATTAGCTATGGAGGGTTTGTGGCATATCGGATTGCTGAAATTTTTCCAGAGGAGGTGGAGAAGGTCGTGATTGTGAGTAGTGGGGTAGTTTCCAGTGATGATCAGATAGAGGAGCAGATCAAGAAAATTGGAAGAGATCCAGCAGCGATACTTTTGCCTGAACATCCACAAGATCTAAGGTTCTTAGTGAACCTATCAGTATACAAGTGCAAGCCCTTGAGGTGGCTTCCTGATATATTCCTTCAGGAGTTTATCAAT GCAATGGTTAATCATCAGAGAAAGGAAAAATTAGAGCTACTGGAGCACTTGCTGGCCAAAAAAGCTGATATAAGCCTTCCCATTCTAACACAG GAAACACTGCTAATATGGGGTGATCAGGATAATGTGTTCCCAGTAAACTTGGCCTATCAATTGCAGAG GCATCTGGGACCAAAATCAAGGGTAAAGATAATCAAGGATATAGGCCATGCGGCCAATATAGAGTCGCCCGATGCTGTGAATGATCTGATAACATCATTTGTTTTGGGTCGATCCAAATGGGATATCCCATCAGTTTCTGAAAAATCCAGTCTCAGTCAAGTGTATTAG
- the LOC7478101 gene encoding E3 ubiquitin-protein ligase SPL2, translated as MSSRSHEQALAALLSQLALSFDGAILGAALAYAAVRAILNYTANSKSLAKISKAPTLSVSDLRSLLQNHDQDHQDHEHNLVIVKGIVEAKSAVEWTWKESFRPPKVLLSHNSAYKAVILQKTQTCIYNEWKGFLGWTSELRAIFGRSLKEQETTLLRTVPFILVEGAQWPRSDYVIVNMVGSAHPLPLTTVYHQLQRIAASRYTFIQALFGHEYPVGVLHEEKILPLGKCISAVGICNSKKGIPEIKSCKDLPYFLADITKDQMVADLAFKAKIQLWSGIVLGSLSIGVLGFAVMRNWNKWQAWRQRHSHLPNHTTIDADVSRIDEDEAGDVPDGQLCVICLTRRRRSAFIPCGHLACCHFCAISVESEVSPKCPLCRQAIRNSIRVFEC; from the exons ATGTCATCACGTTCCCATGAGCAAGCACTGGCCGCCCTGCTATCCCAACTTGCTCTCTCCTTCGACGGAGCAATTCTCGGGGCAGCTCTTGCCTACGCCGCCGTACGTGCAATTCTCAATTACACTGCAAATTCCAAATCCCTTGCCAAAATCAGCAAGGCACCCACTCTTTCCGTCTCCGACCTCCGATCGCTCCTTCAAAATCACGATCAAGACCACCAGGACCATGAGCATAACCTCGTAATTGTCAAAGGAATCGTTGAGGCTAAATCAGCCGTTGAATGGACATGGAAGGAGAGCTTTAGACCCCCTAAGGTCTTGCTTTCTCATAATTCTGCTTATAAGGCGGTTATTCTTCAAAAAACTCAAACT TGTATATACAACGAATGGAAGGGCTTTTTAGGATGGACTTCCGAGTTGCGGGCTATCTTTGGCAGATCTTTGAAAGAACAAGAAACAACCTTATTAAGAACG GTTCCTTTTATACTAGTTGAAGGTGCTCAATGGCCACGGTCTGATTATGTTATCGTGAACATGGTCGGATCAGCACACCCCCTACCTCTTACAACTGTTTATCATCAGTTGCAACGCATTGCTGCTTCTCGTTATACATTCATTCAGGCACTTTTTGGTCATGAATACCCT GTTGGGGTGCTTCACGAGGAGAAAATCCTGCCATTAGGGAAGTGTATCAGTGCTGTTGGCATTTGCAATTCTAAAAAAGGAATTCCTGAGATAAAATCTTGCAAGGATCTTCCCTATTTTCT GGCTGACATTACCAAAGATCAAATGGTGGCAGATCTTGCCTTCAAGGCGAAAATACAGCTATGGAGTGGTATTGTTCTTGGTTCACTTTCAATTGGGGTCCTTGGCTTCGCTGTTATGAG gAACTGGAATAAATGGCAAGCGTGGAGGCAAAGACACTCTCACCTGCCGAACCATACTACCATTGATGCAGATGTCTCTCGGATTGATGAAGATGAAGCAggagatgtgccagatggacagTTGTGTGTGATCTGCTTAACGAGGAGAAGGCGATCTGCATTCATTCCCTGTGGGCATCTTGCATGCTGTCATTTCTGTGCTATATCAGTTGAAAGTGAGGTATCCCCCAAATGCCCTCTCTGTAGGCAGGCAATCCGAAATTCTATCAGGGTTTTTGAATGTTGA
- the LOC7478102 gene encoding protein NODULATION SIGNALING PATHWAY 1 has product MNSTPSPIEYALYRLLPEREIKSTRSVLCSIAPFPSCVKQKMTIEESEPSHTSDHVLDWLEDSVSFVPSFFDDPYSTADTNPYQWWDQAEEFYQDLVNTNASLSSSITTSTTTNINTTSLVPPITPTLSNHPQSTTSNKKRKDPEDPVTKTSQNHHQRKNPNNWINKKQQDGEAVVVVKKSNGNKKTTNKGTGINGNNGNNKEGRWAEQLLNPCAAAIPIGNMSRVQHLLYVLHELASLTGDANHRLAAYGLRALTHHLSSSSSLSSASTGTITFASTEPKFFQKSLLKFYEVSPWFAFPHNIANASILQVLAQEQDPRRNLHVLDIGVSHGVQWPTLLEALTRRPGGPPPLVRITVITAASENDQTTETPFSIGPPGDNFSSRLLGFAKSMNINLQIKRLDNHSLQKLSGRIIDTKPDEALIVCAQFRLHHLNHNTPDERTEFLRVLRRLEPKGVILTENNMDCSCNSCGDFATGFSRRVEYLWRFLDSTSSAFKGRESVERRMMEGEAAKALTNRGEMNEGKEKWCERMRGVGFVGELFGEDAIDGARALLRKYDSNWEMRGEGKDGCVGLWWKGQPVSFCSLWKLDMKGSESKL; this is encoded by the coding sequence ATGAACAGCACACCGAGCCCTATAGAATATGCTCTCTACCGTCTCCTTCCAGAAAGAGAAATTAAGTCTACGAGATCTGTCCTCTGTTCCATTGCACCTTTTCCATCCTGTGTCAAGCAGAAAATGACCATTGAAGAATCAGAGCCAAGCCATACATCAGATCACGTATTGGATTGGCTAGAGGATTCAGTATCGTTCGTGCCATCTTTCTTTGATGATCCGTACAGCACAGCCGATACCAATCCCTATCAATGGTGGGATCAAGCAGAAGAGTTTTACCAGGATCTAGTCAACACCAACGCTAGTCTCAGCAGCAGCATAACCACAAGCACCACCACAAATATCAATACAACTAGCCTAGTACCACCAATTACTCCCACCTTATCTAATCACCCACAATCGACCACTTCAAACAAGAAACGGAAAGATCCTGAAGACCCGGTTACCAAAACGTCCCAGAATCATCATCAGAGAAAGAATCCAAATAATTGGATAAACAAGAAACAGCAAGATGGTGAAGCAGTGGTAGTagtgaaaaaatcaaatggaaatAAGAAAACCACCAACAAGGGTACAGGTATTAACGGCAATAACGGTAACAACAAGGAAGGGAGATGGGCAGAACAGTTACTCAATCCTTGTGCAGCCGCTATCCCTATTGGAAACATGTCACGGGTGCAGCACCTTCTGTATGTACTCCATGAGCTAGCCTCATTAACTGGCGATGCTAACCACAGGCTAGCAGCTTATGGTCTTCGAGCACTGACTCACCACCTATCATCCTCCTCAAGCTTGTCCTCAGCATCTACAGGAACCATTACTTTTGCTTCTACTGAGCCAAAGTTCTTTCAAAAATCTTTACTCAAATTCTACGAGGTGAGTCCTTGGTTTGCCTTCCCTCACAACATTGCTAATGCATCTATCCTTCAAGTTCTTGCACAGGAACAAGATCCTAGGCGAAACCTTCATGTTCTTGATATTGGGGTATCCCATGGTGTACAGTGGCCTACACTTCTTGAGGCCTTGACTCGCCGTCCTGGAGGACCTCCTCCTCTAGTACGCATCACAGTCATCACGGCCGCTTCTGAAAATGATCAAACCACTGAGACCCCGTTTTCAATAGGTCCACCTGGAGACAATTTTTCCTCCAGACTACTAGGTTTTGCCAAGTCTATGAACATCAATTTGCAAATCAAAAGGCTTGATAACCACTCATTACAAAAACTTAGTGGACGAATAATAGACACCAAACCCGACGAAGCATTAATAGTTTGTGCGCAATTCAGACTCCATCATTTAAACCACAACACACCAGATGAAAGAACTGAGTTCTTGAGAGTTCTGAGAAGGTTGGAGCCAAAAGGCGTGATACTCACCGAAAACAATATGGATTGTAGCTGCAACAGTTGTGGGGATTTTGCAACAGGATTTTCAAGGAGAGTAGAGTATTTATGGAGGTTTTTGGACTCAACAAGCTCAGCTTTCAAAGGCCGAGAGAGTGTCGAAAGACGGATGATGGAAGGCGAGGCAGCGAAGGCCTTGACAAATCGTGGAGAGATgaatgaaggaaaagaaaaatggtgtGAGAGGATGAGAGGGGTGGGATTTGTTGGCGAGTTGTTTGGAGAAGACGCCATTGATGGAGCTCGAGCACTGTTGAGGAAGTATGATAGTAACTGGGAGATGAGAGGGGAAGGGAAAGATGGCTGTGTGGGGTTATGGTGGAAAGGGCAGcctgtttctttttgttcacTATGGAAGTTGGATATGAAAGGAAGTGAGTCGAAACTTTAG